The Methanobrevibacter arboriphilus JCM 13429 = DSM 1125 genome window below encodes:
- a CDS encoding cofactor-independent phosphoglycerate mutase, with protein sequence MKYIILIGDGMSDYPISELKNKTPLEVANKPNIDELTRKGKAGQLNTVPNNFEPGSDVANMSIFGYNPQKYYTGRGPLEAGSMGIETSEEEVIFRCNLITEKNGKIDDFNAGHITSKEAAILINDLNKEFLKNSVIDKFGDGKFYSGISYRHLFVKNGSKLSDLKTTPPHDIVGQNIDDFTNWSSDEFLDIKNIMLYSKEVLENHPINQERIANNKKPANMVWLWGQGLKPSMPKFQDIFGLNGSVITGVDLLKGIGVFAGLNNIDVPGATGYFDTDYKAKGKYASDALENNDFLFVHVEAPDEAGHAGSIEEKIKAIERIDKHVLGQIMNNITDYENYKIAILPDHATPIDIRTHTRDPVPLAIYSSFEEDSSDTVKVYTEKSVIDGSLGIDKAYNLVSRMII encoded by the coding sequence ATGAAATATATAATTTTAATAGGGGATGGGATGTCTGATTATCCTATATCTGAATTAAAGAATAAAACTCCTCTAGAAGTAGCTAATAAACCCAATATTGATGAATTAACTAGAAAAGGAAAGGCGGGTCAATTAAATACAGTTCCAAATAATTTTGAACCTGGTTCTGATGTAGCTAATATGAGTATTTTTGGTTATAATCCTCAAAAATATTATACTGGTAGAGGTCCTCTTGAAGCAGGCAGCATGGGTATTGAAACTAGTGAAGAAGAAGTTATTTTTCGTTGTAATTTAATAACTGAAAAAAATGGAAAAATTGATGATTTTAATGCAGGTCATATAACTTCTAAAGAAGCTGCTATCCTTATAAATGATTTAAACAAGGAATTTTTAAAAAATTCAGTCATTGATAAATTTGGAGATGGAAAATTCTATTCTGGAATAAGTTATAGGCATTTATTTGTTAAAAATGGTTCAAAACTTTCTGATTTAAAAACTACTCCTCCTCATGATATTGTTGGTCAAAATATTGATGATTTTACAAATTGGAGTTCTGATGAATTTTTAGATATAAAGAATATAATGTTATATTCAAAAGAAGTTTTAGAAAATCATCCTATTAATCAAGAAAGAATTGCTAATAATAAAAAGCCTGCGAATATGGTTTGGTTATGGGGTCAAGGATTAAAACCTTCAATGCCGAAATTTCAAGATATTTTTGGATTAAATGGTTCTGTCATTACTGGTGTGGATTTATTAAAAGGTATTGGAGTTTTTGCAGGGTTAAATAATATTGATGTTCCTGGAGCTACTGGCTATTTTGACACTGATTATAAGGCTAAAGGTAAATATGCTTCTGATGCTTTAGAGAATAATGATTTTTTATTTGTTCATGTTGAAGCACCTGATGAAGCAGGACATGCTGGAAGCATTGAAGAAAAAATTAAAGCTATTGAAAGAATAGATAAACATGTTTTAGGTCAAATAATGAATAATATTACTGATTATGAAAATTATAAAATAGCTATTCTCCCTGATCATGCTACTCCTATTGATATTAGAACTCATACTAGAGACCCTGTTCCTTTAGCTATTTATTCTAGTTTTGAAGAGGATTCTTCAGATACTGTGAAAGTTTATACTGAAAAATCTGTGATTGATGGGTCTTTGGGAATTGATAAAGCTTATAATTTAGTTAGTAGGATGATAATTTAA
- a CDS encoding homoserine dehydrogenase, producing the protein MKDLKIILMGFGAVGKGVAEAISIKKDNIKDKFDVNLKLVAVADSSSSAISGDGLDEKILIETKEKEGTLSKYPDFGCDINGLDVLNQVDYDLLVEATPTNIDDGEPAKSLTIKAFESGKDVVTSNKGHLALFFSEMIAIADKNNAEFKYEASVGGAMPIINFAEETLPSSNISSIVGILNGTTNYILSRMTTEGSSYKNTLEESQQLGIAETDPTQDVEGIDAACKTVILANSIFKVPATYSDVKVEGISKITSEAIELAKKEGYLIKLIAEVSKEGLSVSPRLVKNNSPYAIEGTLNMATIRTDLADEVTVVGKGAGSIETASAMLTDIINIIKKKY; encoded by the coding sequence ATGAAAGATTTAAAAATAATTTTAATGGGATTTGGTGCTGTTGGTAAAGGAGTGGCTGAAGCAATATCCATTAAAAAAGATAATATTAAGGATAAATTTGATGTTAACCTTAAGTTAGTAGCTGTTGCTGATTCATCTTCTTCAGCTATTTCAGGTGATGGATTAGATGAAAAAATTTTAATTGAAACAAAGGAAAAAGAAGGAACACTATCTAAATATCCTGATTTTGGTTGTGATATTAATGGTTTGGATGTTTTAAATCAGGTTGATTATGATTTATTAGTTGAAGCTACTCCCACTAATATTGATGATGGTGAACCTGCAAAATCACTAACTATTAAAGCTTTTGAATCAGGGAAAGACGTTGTAACATCAAATAAAGGCCATTTAGCTTTGTTCTTTTCTGAAATGATAGCTATTGCAGATAAAAATAATGCTGAATTTAAGTATGAAGCTTCTGTTGGTGGAGCTATGCCTATTATAAATTTTGCTGAAGAAACTTTACCTAGTTCAAATATTTCTTCGATTGTTGGAATTTTAAATGGAACAACTAATTATATTCTTTCAAGAATGACTACTGAAGGATCATCCTATAAAAATACTCTTGAAGAGTCTCAACAATTAGGAATAGCTGAAACTGATCCGACCCAAGATGTTGAAGGTATTGATGCAGCATGTAAAACTGTGATTTTAGCTAATTCTATTTTTAAAGTTCCAGCTACTTATTCTGATGTTAAAGTAGAAGGTATTTCAAAGATTACTTCTGAAGCTATTGAATTAGCTAAAAAAGAAGGCTATCTTATTAAACTAATAGCTGAAGTATCTAAAGAGGGCCTTAGTGTATCTCCTAGACTTGTTAAAAATAATAGTCCTTATGCTATTGAGGGTACTTTAAATATGGCTACAATAAGAACTGACCTTGCAGATGAAGTTACTGTTGTTGGAAAAGGTGCAGGATCTATTGAAACAGCTTCTGCTATGCTTACAGATATTATTAATATAATTAAAAAGAAATATTAG